The Mycobacteriales bacterium nucleotide sequence GACGTACCCGTCTTCGCGGCCGATGCATCAGCGGCGCTGATCGTGGACAGCCCGCTGGCACCTTGGATCTTGACCAGCGCGACGTCGTCGGTCGCGTCCGTGCCGATGACCTTGGCGTGGTAGCTGCGACCGGACGACACCAGGGTGACCGTCACACTGGTCGCGCCCCGAACCACATGGTTGTTGGTGAGCACGACACCGCCCGACGTGATGACCATGCCGGTGCCGGCGTCCTCCTCGCCGCTGTAACGGTCGGTCGCGTCGATGTCCACGACGGCGTTGTCGACCGCAGCCGCGGCATCCGATGCGTTGACCGCACCGGCGGCGGACAGCGAAGCCACGTGAGGGAAGCCGTGGGTCGCGTGCCCGCCCGCCAGTGCGTCGGTGAGGCCCCAAGCGCCGACCGCCAGCCCGGTCGCCACCAGAGTGCCGCCGGCGATGATCTTGCGGCGCCGGGAGTGCCGGTACGCCGGATCGGGCTCGCCCGCGACCTCCGTGATCTCGGGAAGGTCGAGGTGCTGCTGGCCGGGAATCTCGCTGTCGTACGTCTCGTCGCTCACGTATCCACCGTTGCCGCCGGTTGTGAAACTTCTCTGAACGTGGCCTGGAAACTCGCTGCAACCGGCCGTCCCCGCACGCAGGGCCGATCGCACGCATGGCCCATTGGTGGTGCTGGGGGCCCACGCATGGCCCATTGGTGGTGCTGGGGGCCCACGCATGGGCCATGCGTGGGGAGACAAGACCGCGAGTCGCCGCGCGGCTACTCGGCGGCGGTGTCGGCGGTCTCGGCGGCGGTGTCGGCGATCTCGGCGGCGGTGTCGGCGGACTCGGCGGCGGTGTCGGCGATCTCGGCCGTCCCGACGACCTCAGCGCGGCCGGCGACCTCGGCGGGTTCGTCCGGCGACACCCGCATCCCGCAGAGCAGGCTCACGATCAGCTCGCCGATCTCCGCCTTCGCCGCCACCGGGTCATCGGCCTCGGCGAGATACAGGCAGGCCTCGCTCAGCGCGCCGATCAGCATGAGGGCGAGCGGCCGCAGCGGCTCGCGCCTGATCACCCCGGCGTGCATCGCCTTGCGCAGCGCGCCGCGCAGCGCAACGGTGCTGAACCTGGTCTCGATCAGCCGCGCGGTCTCCCAGCCGAGCACGACCCGGGCGTCGATCAGCACGATCTGGCGGACCGCCGGATCGGCGTGCGCCTCGACCCACAGCCGGCAACCGACCACCAGCGCGTCCCACGAGTCGGGCTGAAGGAACTCGATCACGGCTTGGTCCGAGACCTCTTGCTGGACCTGCTCGAAGACCGCGCGGAAGAGCCGCTCCTTG carries:
- a CDS encoding helix-turn-helix domain-containing protein is translated as MEVKPTSKDKRVAQGLGTREALITAAREMFGAQGYAATSTEEIVERAGVTKGALYHHFADKERLFRAVFEQVQQEVSDQAVIEFLQPDSWDALVVGCRLWVEAHADPAVRQIVLIDARVVLGWETARLIETRFSTVALRGALRKAMHAGVIRREPLRPLALMLIGALSEACLYLAEADDPVAAKAEIGELIVSLLCGMRVSPDEPAEVAGRAEVVGTAEIADTAAESADTAAEIADTAAETADTAAE